In Saccharolobus solfataricus, a genomic segment contains:
- the tsaA gene encoding tRNA (N6-threonylcarbamoyladenosine(37)-N6)-methyltransferase TrmO, translating into MNACFKYIGFIKRNDNSTSRNAIIEIHVNKEYEEGLKGLEEFSHIIVIYHLHLASFDGRLLREKKGVTVGIFATRSQFRPNPIGISVAELIEIKGNIVLAKGINAFNNTPVLDIKPLSAVSDKP; encoded by the coding sequence ATGAATGCTTGCTTTAAGTATATAGGTTTTATAAAGAGAAACGACAATTCGACATCTAGAAATGCGATAATTGAAATCCATGTAAATAAAGAGTATGAAGAAGGTTTAAAAGGATTAGAGGAGTTCTCTCACATTATAGTTATATACCATTTACATTTAGCTAGCTTTGATGGAAGACTACTTAGAGAAAAAAAGGGAGTTACTGTGGGGATTTTTGCAACCAGATCACAATTTAGACCAAATCCCATAGGTATATCTGTAGCTGAACTCATTGAAATTAAAGGTAATATAGTACTAGCTAAAGGTATAAACGCGTTTAACAACACTCCAGTTCTAGATATAAAGCCGTTATCAGCAGTTTCAGATAAACCGTAA
- a CDS encoding CBS domain-containing protein, protein MYVADLITRNPLTVKPETSIRDATKIMKRENLGSLIIVDETNKPIGIVTERDILRAVADEVALDSPVSTIMTRGLITIPPNKDVTEALIIMYQNNVRHLAVVGQSGELVGVISIRDAAKAVNLLALDLSIW, encoded by the coding sequence ATGTATGTAGCCGATTTGATTACCAGAAACCCGCTTACAGTCAAGCCCGAAACAAGTATAAGAGATGCTACTAAGATTATGAAAAGGGAAAATCTAGGTTCTCTTATAATAGTAGATGAGACAAATAAGCCAATTGGGATAGTTACTGAAAGGGATATTTTAAGGGCAGTAGCAGATGAAGTAGCATTAGATTCTCCCGTTTCTACAATCATGACAAGAGGTTTGATAACCATTCCTCCAAATAAGGATGTTACAGAGGCATTAATTATCATGTATCAAAATAACGTTAGACATCTAGCAGTAGTTGGACAAAGCGGGGAATTAGTCGGAGTAATATCTATTAGAGATGCTGCCAAGGCAGTAAATCTTTTGGCACTTGATCTATCAATATGGTGA
- a CDS encoding serine/threonine-protein kinase, whose product MKINLLQYIAGFLGFIALFYGIFSLIREYHFLEIKSLEVFVLIFFGFFAITYAFTDRIMIEKPFALTFAVILFYLSLITPLPLTNKILLITGGIIETQLASRKGVKGTVYIILGILTLIYFVYAHFINLSSILSLIGIGLSSLIIVLGNRDRKVKGISYLTYPVGIPLVVYGINGFFPLSINPIFIIVGLAIVLLNLLPSKGIPSSDYDLKLDQKLCNDIQRSECKDVIQIYKKYMVYIPQHCLDKVVLCTINQNDMQNFNLVINNSLARSVAERYVDKMSPEMLYSLALLSSRKKELLELACKKGYKKACEQTKPILDMKNWDPKVWVGKEIYNYNIVDIIGVGGTSYILKGEKDGNFYALKIPLINYLNNVMDLVGESSKLIELSNKSPYIVRLYAIYADQLDVKEILGGNPEIYYNKPPMLVIELMKGGSINDVINVKELVKSEYWKKIVFITTARIAEALETIHSEGYVHCDVKPQNVLFNEKLPPNARLAYDNLKNGKIIVKLADLGSAVKAGEKPFSYTPAYVSFDLVKSTAFGGVSPMADIYALGATVYKLLTGVTLNTNVMIEAMDKFEANKDIRYLDNSLYSTRNLDLLRKYVDKNTYLFISKMVDPDPNKRPTSKEIKEFFYFRV is encoded by the coding sequence ATGAAGATTAATCTGTTACAATACATTGCTGGATTTCTAGGATTTATAGCATTATTTTACGGAATTTTCTCTTTAATTAGGGAATATCATTTTCTTGAAATCAAGTCCTTAGAAGTATTTGTATTAATCTTTTTTGGTTTTTTTGCCATCACATACGCGTTTACCGACAGAATTATGATAGAAAAACCATTTGCACTAACATTCGCCGTCATATTGTTCTACCTATCCCTTATTACTCCTTTACCTCTTACAAATAAAATACTATTAATTACTGGAGGGATCATTGAGACTCAATTGGCTTCAAGAAAAGGAGTAAAAGGAACTGTGTATATAATACTCGGCATTTTAACACTAATTTACTTCGTATATGCGCATTTCATTAACTTATCATCTATTCTTTCCTTGATTGGAATTGGATTGTCCTCCCTTATCATAGTATTAGGTAACAGAGATAGAAAAGTGAAAGGTATCTCATATCTTACTTATCCAGTAGGTATTCCGTTAGTAGTTTACGGTATTAATGGATTCTTTCCTTTATCAATAAATCCCATATTCATTATAGTAGGATTAGCCATAGTATTACTAAACTTACTTCCGAGCAAAGGAATACCTAGTAGTGATTATGACCTAAAACTTGACCAGAAATTATGTAATGATATTCAAAGAAGTGAGTGTAAGGATGTTATTCAAATTTACAAAAAATATATGGTTTACATTCCACAACATTGTTTAGACAAAGTGGTATTATGCACTATAAACCAGAATGATATGCAAAATTTTAATCTAGTTATAAATAATAGCCTAGCTCGAAGTGTTGCTGAAAGGTATGTAGATAAAATGTCACCAGAGATGTTATATTCGTTAGCGTTATTATCGAGCAGAAAGAAAGAGCTATTAGAATTAGCATGTAAAAAGGGGTATAAGAAAGCTTGTGAGCAGACTAAACCAATTTTAGATATGAAGAACTGGGATCCTAAAGTATGGGTAGGAAAGGAGATATATAATTATAATATTGTTGACATAATTGGAGTTGGTGGTACAAGCTATATACTAAAAGGTGAAAAGGATGGGAATTTTTATGCTCTCAAGATACCGTTAATAAATTACTTAAACAATGTAATGGATTTAGTCGGTGAATCGTCCAAATTAATTGAACTTTCTAACAAATCTCCCTACATAGTTAGATTATACGCAATATATGCTGATCAGCTTGATGTAAAAGAAATCTTAGGAGGAAATCCAGAAATTTACTATAATAAACCACCAATGTTGGTTATTGAATTGATGAAAGGTGGATCTATAAACGATGTAATAAACGTTAAAGAGTTAGTAAAAAGTGAATATTGGAAGAAAATAGTGTTTATTACTACAGCTAGGATTGCTGAAGCACTAGAGACTATACATTCTGAGGGATATGTTCACTGTGATGTAAAACCTCAAAATGTATTATTTAACGAAAAATTACCTCCAAATGCCAGGTTAGCCTATGATAACCTCAAGAATGGAAAGATAATAGTAAAGTTGGCGGATTTAGGTTCTGCAGTAAAGGCCGGGGAAAAGCCATTTAGCTATACCCCTGCGTATGTATCATTCGACCTTGTTAAGTCTACTGCATTTGGAGGGGTTTCTCCAATGGCCGATATATACGCATTAGGCGCTACAGTGTACAAATTACTAACTGGCGTAACATTAAATACCAACGTTATGATTGAGGCTATGGATAAATTTGAAGCTAATAAGGATATTAGATACTTAGACAATTCTTTATATAGTACGAGAAACTTGGATTTGTTAAGAAAATACGTGGATAAAAATACTTATCTCTTCATATCAAAAATGGTAGATCCGGATCCTAATAAAAGACCAACTAGTAAGGAAATAAAGGAGTTTTTCTACTTTAGAGTATAA
- a CDS encoding universal stress protein, producing MKVVIGYDGSDHAKKALFFTLNLIKKEDEIHLVTIVKEAPRSPEQVIIQSEQRAKQMQDEVVNELGDYKIVQKILESNEVADSILQYCNNIGCGLIVTGSRGLTGIKKAILGSVSSALVSKSNVPVLVVK from the coding sequence ATGAAAGTAGTTATAGGTTATGATGGTTCAGATCACGCTAAAAAGGCCTTATTTTTCACACTAAATCTAATTAAGAAGGAAGACGAAATACACCTAGTTACAATAGTAAAGGAAGCACCCAGAAGTCCAGAACAAGTTATAATACAAAGTGAGCAAAGAGCGAAGCAGATGCAAGATGAGGTAGTAAATGAACTTGGTGATTATAAAATAGTGCAAAAAATTTTGGAGAGTAATGAGGTAGCCGACTCGATATTACAGTATTGTAATAATATAGGATGTGGTCTCATAGTAACTGGTAGTAGAGGACTTACTGGAATTAAGAAGGCGATATTAGGGAGCGTTTCGAGTGCTTTAGTATCAAAGTCCAATGTTCCAGTTTTAGTCGTTAAATGA
- a CDS encoding MFS transporter, with product MDKGISKTPFGSIDSLKLTFNHIKVWYTSGMGFFTDAYDLFIISAILDVLLQLHDPNFPLNSVTEGLLASSALWAAIIGQLVFGFLGDKIGRKAIYGVEAILMTVGALLSALSPNIYWLIIFRSIMGLGIGGDYPISATIMSEYANVKDRGKLIALVFANQGLGSLAAVSVGIGSVLAFPLDISWRVMAAIGAIPAATVIYLRRKTPETPRYSMLVKGNVQEAKKAAEFLGAKIEEKRAYSKPLSLSEFLSKYWLILIGTAVPWFILDIAFYGTGIYSGAITQLILGKPTSIANLILEQGLPYMVGFFGYFTAVALMDKLGRKIIQLQGFILMTIIYAVVSSFLIVSGTKVVGLTIPAGIGFLIYALSFFFIDFGPNTTTFILPAEAYPTRARTTGHGISAASGKLGAAITTYLFPSLLASMGIKNILLMLSALSLVGAIVTIIAVKETKGKSLEEISKEEVIVQEEQFST from the coding sequence ATGGATAAAGGAATTTCAAAAACACCCTTTGGATCTATAGATTCGTTGAAGTTAACTTTCAATCATATAAAAGTCTGGTATACTTCAGGTATGGGATTTTTTACTGATGCCTATGATTTATTCATAATAAGTGCGATTCTAGATGTTTTATTACAGTTACATGACCCTAATTTCCCACTTAATAGCGTAACAGAAGGTCTTTTAGCGTCTTCAGCATTATGGGCTGCAATAATCGGGCAATTAGTATTTGGTTTTCTAGGTGACAAAATAGGAAGGAAGGCAATATATGGGGTTGAGGCAATTTTAATGACAGTAGGTGCTTTACTCTCCGCACTCTCTCCTAATATATATTGGCTTATAATTTTCAGATCAATTATGGGTTTAGGGATAGGTGGGGATTATCCAATCTCTGCCACCATAATGAGTGAATACGCTAATGTTAAAGATAGGGGTAAGCTGATAGCTTTAGTTTTTGCAAATCAAGGATTAGGTTCTTTAGCTGCAGTTTCAGTTGGTATTGGTTCTGTTCTAGCGTTTCCCTTAGATATTTCTTGGAGAGTAATGGCAGCCATAGGTGCAATACCGGCTGCGACTGTAATCTACCTTAGAAGAAAAACACCAGAAACTCCTAGATATTCAATGTTGGTGAAAGGTAATGTTCAAGAGGCTAAGAAAGCTGCTGAGTTCCTGGGTGCAAAAATTGAAGAAAAGAGAGCTTATTCGAAACCATTATCATTGTCAGAATTCCTCTCCAAGTATTGGTTAATACTTATTGGAACTGCGGTTCCGTGGTTTATTCTCGATATAGCTTTCTATGGAACTGGTATATACTCTGGTGCAATAACTCAATTGATATTAGGAAAACCTACTAGTATAGCAAATTTAATATTGGAACAAGGTTTACCATATATGGTAGGATTTTTCGGTTACTTTACTGCAGTAGCATTAATGGACAAATTAGGGAGAAAAATCATACAGTTGCAAGGTTTTATATTAATGACTATAATTTACGCAGTTGTTTCTTCGTTCCTAATAGTTAGTGGAACTAAAGTAGTTGGTTTGACAATTCCAGCTGGAATTGGATTCTTGATATATGCACTATCATTCTTCTTCATAGACTTTGGTCCTAATACTACGACTTTTATACTGCCAGCTGAAGCTTATCCAACTAGGGCTAGAACTACTGGCCATGGAATTAGTGCGGCTTCAGGCAAATTAGGGGCAGCAATAACTACTTACCTATTCCCTTCACTTTTAGCCTCAATGGGAATAAAGAATATTTTACTAATGCTTTCTGCGCTATCACTAGTAGGCGCAATTGTGACAATAATAGCTGTTAAAGAAACTAAGGGCAAAAGTTTAGAGGAAATAAGCAAGGAAGAGGTAATTGTTCAAGAAGAACAATTCTCGACATAA
- a CDS encoding IS607 family transposase: protein MLRPKEACQRLGISYATLREYVKKGYIKPVILQSGKWRFREEDVERLMGIIRKRKVILYARVSSSTQKDELVNQVKYLEEQVKEYDLVITDIGSGLNMKRKGFLKLLRMILNNEVSRVVVAYPDRLVRFGFEILEETCKAHNCEIVVLNQEDKEEELVEDLMSVLVSFSGKLYGMRSHEYEKVKKCAEELKN, encoded by the coding sequence ATGCTAAGACCTAAGGAAGCATGCCAAAGACTAGGAATATCCTATGCAACACTTAGAGAATACGTTAAGAAAGGATACATAAAACCAGTTATACTACAGAGCGGAAAATGGAGGTTCAGAGAAGAGGACGTAGAGAGGCTAATGGGAATTATTAGAAAGAGAAAAGTGATATTATACGCTAGAGTATCATCTTCCACACAAAAAGACGAACTAGTAAACCAAGTGAAGTATCTAGAGGAACAAGTCAAAGAATACGACCTCGTAATTACTGACATAGGTTCAGGGTTAAACATGAAGAGAAAGGGGTTCTTGAAGTTGTTGAGAATGATACTGAACAACGAAGTATCACGCGTAGTTGTTGCTTACCCAGATAGGCTAGTCAGATTCGGTTTCGAAATCCTGGAGGAGACTTGTAAAGCACACAACTGTGAAATAGTAGTACTAAACCAAGAGGACAAAGAGGAAGAACTAGTTGAAGACCTAATGTCAGTACTAGTCTCGTTCAGCGGGAAACTGTATGGTATGAGGAGTCATGAATACGAGAAGGTGAAGAAATGTGCTGAAGAACTTAAGAATTAG
- a CDS encoding NUDIX hydrolase, whose product MNISKLLQLPLTDDNESDAAVVVLIAKGQYILLIKRVSNPKDPWSGQMALPGGHRENNETAFQAAIRECEEEVGIRPNIRSSLGVFSPNNIKIKVRAYIALLDELIEPRPNPVEVDKVFWVHESELVRGDNAFYYKQYRIWGMTYRILSKLFEIAELKI is encoded by the coding sequence ATGAATATTAGTAAACTTCTTCAGCTACCACTGACTGATGATAACGAGAGCGACGCCGCAGTTGTAGTATTAATAGCTAAAGGTCAGTACATCCTATTGATAAAGAGAGTAAGCAATCCAAAGGATCCATGGTCCGGTCAAATGGCTTTGCCAGGTGGTCATAGAGAAAATAACGAGACCGCTTTTCAAGCAGCTATTAGAGAGTGTGAGGAGGAAGTTGGAATCAGGCCAAATATAAGGTCTAGTTTAGGGGTATTTTCGCCTAATAATATTAAAATAAAAGTTAGGGCATATATTGCATTACTTGATGAACTGATAGAACCAAGGCCAAATCCGGTTGAGGTAGATAAGGTATTTTGGGTTCATGAGAGTGAACTTGTAAGGGGTGATAACGCGTTCTATTATAAACAATATAGAATTTGGGGGATGACATATAGGATACTTTCTAAATTGTTTGAAATAGCTGAACTTAAAATTTAA
- a CDS encoding APC family permease, which produces MELKRAVLSFKETYAQAMAVTAPLGSVVSTTTAAILYAGSSVIFTTFLSLITSALWIYTLSMYTKKLASAGGYYNLNYGAWRSKKLAFLEALTELVAYTLLNVVNVIAVYTILSALSDILGVVIPNYVIYFVIGFSIAYPTLISFTHVKKLLGYVVTISATAEAALLISLFFLSLSKGIHFDYFVPKFKNFGDLATAYVLTTVSISGAGAATYLGEETKKPHENISKGMWLALIIGGVSMFLGTYAMIVLWPGTISGLANSNQPLFVEMIQYGIIALYISLTLSINSLLASNIGTTIGAARILFNLARENAAPKIFTKVNRSGEPLVATAVIGISTAIITVLSVSVLGITGAFTEVAAVEGVLWLLGRILDGFGAPIFYWRINSLGIGNVVIPLIATIINSWGDAQSILQMDIVQLLMITVFASIVVSWYVLKARKGFPGTLVVDENNNVVTIDEYLKKIKAVNAH; this is translated from the coding sequence ATGGAACTCAAGAGAGCTGTTCTATCGTTCAAGGAGACTTACGCTCAAGCAATGGCAGTTACGGCACCCTTAGGTAGTGTAGTTTCTACAACTACAGCTGCAATATTATACGCTGGATCTTCAGTTATATTCACCACGTTTTTATCCTTAATAACAAGTGCCTTATGGATTTATACCTTGTCGATGTATACTAAAAAGTTAGCTTCTGCTGGAGGATATTATAACTTAAATTATGGAGCGTGGAGAAGTAAAAAACTTGCATTTTTGGAAGCACTTACTGAACTGGTAGCCTATACTCTTTTAAACGTTGTTAACGTAATCGCGGTTTATACAATATTATCAGCATTATCTGACATTTTAGGAGTCGTGATTCCAAATTATGTAATTTATTTTGTTATTGGCTTCAGTATAGCTTATCCTACATTAATTTCATTTACACACGTTAAAAAATTACTTGGATACGTTGTAACCATAAGTGCTACAGCTGAAGCAGCGTTATTAATTTCGTTATTCTTCTTATCGTTAAGTAAGGGTATTCATTTCGATTATTTCGTACCAAAATTTAAGAATTTCGGAGATTTGGCTACGGCATATGTATTAACTACCGTAAGTATATCCGGGGCTGGAGCTGCGACTTACCTAGGTGAAGAGACGAAGAAGCCTCATGAGAATATATCTAAGGGGATGTGGCTAGCCCTAATTATAGGCGGTGTCTCCATGTTTTTAGGAACTTACGCTATGATAGTATTGTGGCCTGGCACGATAAGTGGTTTGGCTAATTCGAATCAACCATTATTCGTAGAAATGATACAATATGGAATAATTGCGCTTTATATATCATTAACACTATCAATTAATAGTTTGTTAGCATCTAATATAGGGACCACGATAGGTGCAGCTAGAATCCTTTTTAATCTAGCAAGGGAAAATGCAGCACCTAAGATTTTTACAAAAGTTAATAGAAGTGGAGAACCATTGGTCGCAACTGCAGTAATCGGTATTTCAACAGCCATAATTACAGTATTATCTGTTTCAGTATTGGGTATCACCGGAGCTTTTACTGAAGTAGCTGCAGTTGAGGGAGTGTTGTGGCTCCTAGGTAGAATATTAGATGGCTTTGGAGCCCCAATCTTCTACTGGAGAATAAATAGTTTGGGAATAGGTAATGTAGTGATACCCCTTATAGCAACTATAATAAACTCTTGGGGGGATGCCCAATCTATACTGCAAATGGATATTGTTCAGCTTTTAATGATCACTGTATTTGCTAGTATTGTGGTTTCATGGTATGTATTGAAAGCTAGAAAGGGGTTCCCGGGAACACTAGTGGTTGATGAGAATAATAATGTAGTAACTATAGATGAATACCTCAAAAAGATAAAAGCCGTAAATGCTCATTAA
- a CDS encoding winged helix-turn-helix transcriptional regulator — protein MRVSKSKKPTEICPIVSAIAIIGSEPKLLTIRYLLDGPKRFNELQRLTSLSSKTLSKTLKELENHGIVERKIINSHPIVAVYELTDKGKDLKRVFDELRRWGEKFALTKIAVMNSIRVNQEF, from the coding sequence ATGAGAGTTTCTAAATCAAAAAAACCTACTGAAATATGCCCAATAGTTTCCGCGATAGCTATAATTGGAAGCGAACCAAAGCTTTTAACAATAAGGTACTTACTTGATGGACCTAAACGATTCAACGAACTTCAAAGGCTTACCTCATTAAGCTCTAAAACTCTATCAAAGACCTTAAAAGAATTGGAAAATCATGGAATAGTTGAGAGAAAGATTATAAACTCCCATCCAATTGTAGCAGTTTACGAATTAACAGATAAGGGTAAGGATCTGAAGAGAGTATTTGATGAACTCAGAAGATGGGGAGAAAAATTCGCTCTAACCAAAATTGCTGTAATGAATAGTATACGCGTAAACCAAGAGTTTTAA
- a CDS encoding ABC transporter permease: MRVLKSSFLLAFTIFYGLSSIKRGFVYILTYLSIPLAELFLIYIITRGDFVKFAIVGGLISVMANNGFSLIGDLVFLRLESRLQDLLVATSIGPSDYIIGLILANLLYSSPGLILYIILAILYHVLTLSNFIPLLIDITLLLFATSSIGFFLASLVPHTRYGWGLAGLLSSILTIIPPVFYPYTLIPKSLYIPLLILPTTASAIFSQGITNLVSTSIEMLLLSFLVLLFESILFFYLSVRFSRWRER; encoded by the coding sequence GTGAGAGTCTTGAAGAGTAGTTTTCTGCTAGCTTTTACAATATTTTACGGATTGTCCTCAATAAAGAGAGGCTTTGTATATATACTAACCTATCTTAGTATACCTTTAGCTGAATTATTCCTAATATATATTATCACGAGAGGAGATTTCGTTAAATTCGCTATTGTTGGAGGATTAATTAGCGTCATGGCAAATAATGGATTTTCCTTAATTGGTGATTTAGTATTTTTAAGACTTGAAAGTAGACTTCAAGATTTGTTAGTCGCAACCAGTATAGGGCCTTCTGACTACATAATTGGATTAATCCTTGCCAATCTACTATACTCCTCACCTGGACTCATATTGTATATTATACTTGCGATATTGTACCACGTCTTGACATTAAGCAACTTCATACCATTATTAATTGACATTACTCTACTCTTATTTGCGACATCCTCCATAGGCTTTTTCTTAGCTAGTTTAGTCCCTCATACCAGATATGGTTGGGGTCTTGCTGGTCTCTTATCTAGCATTTTAACTATAATACCACCGGTATTCTATCCTTACACATTAATACCTAAGTCCCTTTACATACCCCTGCTCATATTACCGACAACTGCTTCTGCAATATTCTCACAAGGGATTACAAATTTGGTTAGTACGAGTATAGAAATGTTACTCTTATCGTTTCTAGTTCTGTTATTCGAATCTATATTGTTCTTTTACCTCTCCGTTAGATTTAGTAGATGGAGAGAGAGATGA
- a CDS encoding ABC transporter ATP-binding protein: MLETINLTKIYRDGTVALDNLTFSANTRVVTLLGRNGAGKTTLTRILSTQLLPTSGIARVEGYDVVKDARKVRKIIASIPQEAKSIGIASPMEHLIMYLTARGLSFKEATEISRSALKEVGLWEVRDKPSDELSGGMKRKIFVAMALASNAELVLLDEPTTGLDPYSRLEVWSVLKSIKSKILLTTHYMEEAEELSDEVILLHKGKLIAKGSIKELLTKFDNKVRIEGIGEYKIGRLRISYVDRNEASDYVGKYVIKPITLEDLFIIYGGESLEE; encoded by the coding sequence GTGCTTGAAACTATTAACCTTACTAAGATTTATAGAGATGGGACTGTAGCATTGGATAATTTAACGTTTAGCGCAAATACTAGAGTAGTTACGCTTTTAGGTAGAAACGGAGCTGGTAAGACAACGCTCACTAGAATTCTTTCAACACAATTATTACCAACTAGCGGAATTGCCAGAGTTGAAGGATATGATGTAGTAAAGGACGCCAGGAAGGTTAGGAAAATAATAGCTTCAATACCTCAAGAGGCCAAATCAATAGGTATAGCTAGTCCCATGGAACATTTAATCATGTACTTAACAGCTAGAGGGCTATCGTTCAAAGAAGCTACTGAAATATCCAGAAGCGCTCTCAAAGAAGTTGGCCTATGGGAAGTAAGGGATAAACCGAGTGATGAGCTTTCAGGTGGAATGAAGAGGAAGATTTTTGTGGCTATGGCTTTAGCATCAAATGCCGAGTTGGTACTATTAGACGAACCTACCACAGGCTTAGATCCATATTCTAGGTTAGAAGTCTGGTCCGTGTTAAAGAGTATAAAGAGTAAGATTTTGTTAACTACACATTATATGGAAGAGGCTGAAGAGCTTTCAGATGAGGTAATCCTTTTGCATAAGGGTAAGCTCATAGCTAAAGGAAGCATAAAAGAGCTCTTGACTAAATTCGATAATAAGGTTAGAATAGAGGGTATTGGTGAATATAAGATAGGAAGACTGAGGATTAGTTATGTGGATAGGAATGAGGCATCAGATTACGTGGGGAAATATGTTATCAAACCAATTACACTAGAGGATTTATTCATAATTTATGGTGGTGAGAGTCTTGAAGAGTAG
- a CDS encoding RNA-guided endonuclease InsQ/TnpB family protein, translating to MLKNLRIRKFEPEEEYVHFTYSIKNSEREKSKELIKEYRTLLQKAIDYLWNLTKIQVRKKNGSYKITLPKKKEVYKPLREELEKINHLASHYVDKAINDAFSILKSWRKRAIKGRASIEKPTLKKAYVRIKTTLRKVVGESVRITVRPYEYITFSWSKSWFSRRVRELELGEPIIKEEKVYLPFRYKLPWVTPVNFLAIDSNLYTLDAYDGEKFVTISLKQLYSLKYSMEVKRAKVQSFASKHTKRGRELMRKYSHRERNRVLDFVHKFVNTLLDLYPMTFFAVEKLNKESMFKDANGSLSRKISRTVWRSIHRVLKYKAPLYGSFVKEVNPHLTSRSCPRCGFVSRKVGKTFECERCGFKLDRQLNASLNIYLKMCGFPHIRDIPRVWVGVIPLMGRRGMNVRDFGEAQGLRIDIKYHEIL from the coding sequence GTGCTGAAGAACTTAAGAATTAGAAAATTTGAACCGGAAGAGGAATACGTGCACTTCACGTACTCCATCAAGAATAGTGAGAGGGAGAAGAGCAAAGAGTTAATTAAAGAATACAGAACACTACTACAGAAAGCAATTGACTACCTGTGGAATTTAACGAAAATACAAGTAAGAAAAAAGAACGGTAGTTACAAGATAACACTACCGAAGAAGAAGGAAGTATACAAACCACTTAGGGAAGAGTTGGAGAAGATCAACCACCTCGCGTCACACTACGTCGATAAGGCAATTAATGACGCATTCTCGATCTTGAAGTCGTGGAGGAAAAGGGCCATAAAGGGGAGAGCTTCGATTGAAAAACCTACGTTAAAGAAGGCTTACGTTAGGATAAAGACGACTCTGAGGAAGGTTGTGGGGGAAAGCGTTAGAATAACGGTAAGACCTTATGAGTACATCACCTTCTCGTGGAGTAAGTCATGGTTCTCAAGAAGGGTTAGGGAGTTGGAACTCGGCGAACCTATAATTAAGGAGGAGAAGGTTTACCTACCATTTCGTTACAAGTTACCGTGGGTAACACCAGTGAACTTTCTAGCTATTGACTCCAACCTTTATACTCTAGATGCTTATGATGGTGAGAAATTCGTTACAATCTCCCTAAAGCAGTTGTACTCCCTTAAGTACTCCATGGAGGTGAAGAGGGCTAAGGTGCAATCATTTGCATCAAAGCACACGAAGAGGGGGAGAGAGTTGATGAGGAAGTATTCGCATAGGGAGAGGAATCGCGTTCTAGATTTTGTTCACAAGTTTGTTAACACTTTGTTGGACTTGTACCCCATGACGTTTTTCGCTGTGGAAAAGCTTAACAAAGAGAGTATGTTTAAGGATGCTAATGGCTCTCTTTCGAGGAAGATTTCTAGGACTGTTTGGAGGAGTATACACAGAGTGTTGAAGTATAAGGCTCCGCTTTACGGTTCTTTCGTTAAGGAAGTGAACCCACACCTCACCTCGAGGTCTTGCCCCAGATGTGGGTTTGTATCCCGAAAGGTTGGTAAGACCTTTGAGTGTGAGAGGTGTGGGTTCAAGTTGGATAGACAACTGAACGCGTCATTGAATATTTATCTCAAGATGTGCGGTTTTCCTCACATCCGTGATATTCCGCGGGTGTGGGTTGGGGTTATTCCGCTAATGGGGCGGAGAGGGATGAACGTCCGCGACTTTGGTGAAGCCCAAGGGCTGAGGATTGATATCAAATATCATGAAATCCTATGA